One window of Perca fluviatilis chromosome 12, GENO_Pfluv_1.0, whole genome shotgun sequence genomic DNA carries:
- the map3k19 gene encoding mitogen-activated protein kinase kinase kinase 19 isoform X3 yields MSLLALDKYPCQDLDSEFGDSDIELDLESLCPCQSTAASPTQTPTHQHGFLLYSHTGEVLESPGSPPLSDHHKGLRQDKGIPLCFQNAMETLRDIRQAYQDAGRGSSRGGLSLPSLGDNSRRWSHLDPAPSPGLLSTRTSCLPVPPKQRQRTRSVVAVSPSSPGLLSVAEHSQLSQSAPSIMEPLLCSTTMMQARAHIQTRLGSQDTVNQQKFSQGPLPALHPRTPKLLAPLDRRPRDIAALPELKPHIPLKPISRSPLCSRSRLRRERLYWGSPRTGPVTTKGGSEESGSSSSISSQSSVDLDDEEDERDMRERASGERHLKFVGDRLLPHSNDVSSTEADLVEETRQHFKVQSRISHIPAIHRSAHDLDGEPINHTNDLLSTNKAMNSHCEGKATNVNYTKEPVDNQSFIKRNYAQQGDTVNNEIPITSKSKEEKNDVGCSPEPEISHGITFNMSNDQGHVVACSEETYRNDLQDIKQTERTMNVSCLEEIRVDNPIPRREDGKLTTSTTEEKMQLFTPAVNLPQSSMDPKRAERMLKGLKPVRNKERRTNMNCEPRANIQTSQQSFNVLAHKDRSILNRNKSKNNLKYSSLSTQVKDKTRKSPELIIGGETVTKVKSKLKSVKGAHCYTGTPSTRKKLIDQGKRGNPDKMTNSNRAPPLRELKSVRQLKRPGLAGTPRSKSAVDFITYKDMFQEIQSGDEGPAIYEMFAGPIYDNLRVSSTSGKVKDRQVQSAPPRKTQQCHKVKHRPLKQAPRRSLGESVVVSAKSKHKLASSRVKTHKPVPRKGTHKIKDMPKSDGHAEAELALSKDVDICHTTSQDTILSTIEEALSRYGSETIKSHDKTLTMPAGSSHAEDYSYLHMNMQEIGNPNRPFPEPVLSQSPEQLKVNTWASSSSNHTTAMSPVYRKFLDEVGDGPLTDDLLQCLAEELISLDERDVSIGSENMESNREDERVSGRNKIPEVNSKDGATLLGSGLVVDDAITWTKGEVLGRGAYGTVYCGLTSQGQLIAVKQVRLDASDPDDAKREYSRLQGEVELLKTLRHTNIVGFLGTSLYQHVVSIFMEYVPGGSIASILHRFGPLPERVLALYTHQILKGVAFLHLNRVIHRDLKGNNVMLMPTGVIKLIDFGCARRLSCLNHTASNSGDLLKSVHGTPYWMAPEVINETGYGRKSDIWSVGCTVFEMATGKPPLAHMDKMAALFYIGAQRGLMPSLPDGFSENAKNFVAISLTSDQRLRPSADQLLKHVFIPQSETEENSWETQKKNCCGHPEGLCG; encoded by the exons ATGTCACTCCTAGCCCTTGACAAATACCCATGCCAGGATTTGGACTCAGAGTTTGGAGATTCGGACATAGAGTTGGACCTCGAGAGCCTTTGTCCTTGTCAGTCGACTGCTGCCTCCCCCACGCAGACACCAACCCATCAGCACGGCTTTCTCCTTTACAGCCACACAGGG GAAGTGCTGGAGTCTCCAGGGTCCCCTCCTCTATCTGACCATCACAAAGGCCTCCGCCAAG aTAAGGGAATCCCCCTCTGTTTCCAAAACGCCATGGAAACACTGAGAGACATCAGGCAAGCCTACCAGGACGCAGGGAGGGGAAGCAG CAGAGGAGGTTTGTCTCTGCCGAGCCTGGGCGACAACAGCAGACGCTGGAGCCATCTGGATCCTGCTCCCTCACCTGGTTTGCTGAGTACCAGAACCTCCTGCCTGCCAGTACCACCTAAACAGAG GCAGAGAACAAGAAGTGTGGTTGCTGTATCCCCATCCTCCCCCGGCCTGCTGTCTGTGGCTGAGCACAGTCAGCTCAGCCAATCAGCCCCCAGCATCATGGAACCACTACTGTGTTCAACCACTATGATGCAGGCCAGAGCACACATTCAAACCC GACTGGGTTCTCAAGACACTGTAAATCAACAAAAG TTCTCGCAGGGTCCCTTGCCGGCTCTGCATCCCAGAACACCGAAGCTGTTGGCACCACTGGACAGAAGGCCCAGGGACATTGCAGCTCTGCCAGAACTAAAGCCCCACATTCCCCTGAAGCCCATCAGCCGGAGCCCGCTTTGCTCCAGGAGTCGGCTTAGGAGAGAGAGGCTGTACTGGGGCAGCCCACGCACTGGCCCTGTGACCACTAAGGGGGGTAGTGAGGAGAGCGGttccagcagcagcattagcagcCAGAGTTCCGTCGACCTGGATGATGAGGAAGATGAGAGGGATATGCGTGAGAGAGCTTCAGGAGAAAGACATCTGAAGTTCGTAGGAGACAGGTTGTTGCCGCATTCAAACGATGTGAGCTCCACCGAGGCTGATTTGGTTGAGGAGACCCGGCAGCATTTTAAAGTTCAGTCAAGGATCAGTCATATTCCAGCGATCCACAGATCAGCACATGACCTGGATGGAGAGCCTATCAATCATACAAATGATCTTCTCAGCACTAATAAAGCTATGAACTCTCACTGTGAAGGCAAAGCCACCAATGTGAACTATACAAAGGAGCCTGTTGACAATCAGTCCTTTATAAAACGTAACTATGCACAACAAGGAGACACTGTGAACAATGAAATACCTATCACATCAAAGTCTAAGGAAGAAAAGAACGATGTGGGCTGCTCCCCGGAGCCTGAGATTAGCCATGGGATAACATTTAATATGAGTAATGACCAAGGTCATGTTGTTGCATGCTCTGAAGAGACTTACAGAAATGACCTGCAGGATatcaaacagacagaaagaacaATGAATGTTTCCTGTTTGGAAGAAATCAGAGTAGATAACCCAATCCCTCGTAGGGAGGATGGAAAGTTAACTACTAGCACTACTGAGGAGAAAATGCAGTTATTTACTCCAGCTGTAAACCTTCCACAATCAAGCATGGATCCCAAGAGAGCTGAGAGGATGTTGAAAGGTTTAAAGCCTGTCCGAAACAAAGAGAGAAGAACCAACATGAACTGTGAACCAAGAGCAAACATTCAAACCAGCCAGCAGTCCTTCAACGTTTTAGCACACAAAGACCGAAGCATCTTAAATCGGAACAAGTCCAAAAACAATCTGAAGTACTCCTCACTTTCCACACAAGTTAAAgataaaaccaggaaaagcCCCGAGCTAATAATTGGTGGAGAGACAGTGACAAAAGTAAAGTCGAAGCTTAAATCTGTTAAAGGTGCTCATTGTTACACTGGCACCCCGTCAACACGAAAGAAGCTCATTGATCAGGGCAAAAGAGGAAATCCTGACAAGATGACGAACAGCAACAGAGCTCCACCGTTGAGGGAGCTGAAGAGCGTCCGTCAGTTGAAGAGACCAGGTCTAGCTGGGACACCGAGGTCTAAATCTGCCGTGGACTTCATCACATACAAAGACATGTTTCAGGAGATACAGAGTGGGGATGAAGGACCGGCCATCTACGAGATGTTTGCTGGTCCGATCTATGATAACCTACGAGTTTCCAGCACCAGTGGGAAAGTAAAGGACAGACAAGTGCAGTCTGCTCCGCCGAGGAAGACACAACAGTGCCATAAAGTCAAACACAGACCATTGAAACAAGCACCGAGGAGAAGTCTGGGGGAGAGTGTAGTGGTTTCAGCTAAAAGCAAACATAAACTTGCGTCCTCCAGGGTTAAAACTCACAAACCTGTACCAAGGAAAGGCACACACAAAATCAAGGATATGCCTAAATCAGATGGGCACGCAGAGGCTGAGTTAGCTCTCTCTAAGGATGTTGACATTTGTCATACAACgtctcaagatactatcttatCTACCATAGAGGAGGCTCTTTCTAGATATGGGTCTGAAACAATCAAATCTCATGACAAAACACTGACTATGCCAGCAGGTTCATCTCATGCTGAAGATTATAGTTACCTGCACATGAATATGCAAGAAATCGGAAATCCAAACCGACCGTTTCCTGAGCCTGTGTTATCTCAAAGCCCCGAACAGCTAAAGGTTAATACATGGGCGTCTTCCAGCAGCAACCACACCACTGCCATGTCACCAGTTTACCGGAAGTTTCTGGATGAGGTGGGGGACGGGCCGCTTACAGATGACCTGCTGCAATGTCTGGCCGAGGAGCTGATCTCACTGGATGAGAGGGATGTATCCATAGGCTCCGAAAACATGGAGTCCAACAGAGAAGACGAGCGAGTGTCAGGAAGAAATAAAATCCCTGAG GTTAATTCAAAAGACGGTGCTACTCTTCTTGGCTCTGGGTTGGTTGTGGACGACGCCATCACGTGGACAAAGGGTGAAGTGCTCGGCAGGGGAGCCTATGGGACA GTGTACTGTGGCCTGACCAGCCAGGGCCAGCTGATAGCTGTGAAGCAGGTGAGACTGGATGCCTCTGACCCCGACGATGCAAAGAGGGAGTACAGTCGTCTGCAGGGGGAAGTGGAGCTGCTCAAAACCCTCAGACACACCAACATTGTGGGCTTCCTGGGTACCTCACTTTATCAGCATGTGGTTTCCATTTTCATGGAATACGTCCCAGGAGGATCCATCGCCAGCATCCTTCACAG GTTTGGCCCTCTGCCAGAGCGTGTCCTGGCTCTTTACACCCATCAGATCCTGAAAGGGGTGGCCTTCCTTCACCTGAACAGAGTGATTCATCGGGACTTGAAGGGAAACAACGTCATGCTGATGCCCACTGGCGTCATCAAGCTCATAGACTTTGGCTGTGCGCGCCGTCTCAGCTGCCTGAACCACACTGCCAGCAACAGCGGCGATCTGCTCAAGTCTGTCCACGGCACACCTTACTGGATGGCACCAGAG